Proteins encoded together in one Prunus dulcis chromosome 3, ALMONDv2, whole genome shotgun sequence window:
- the LOC117623057 gene encoding uncharacterized oxidoreductase At1g06690, chloroplastic: MAMHVSSACFSVFSHRRVHKIRAVASENVTTEDDKVKLGGSDLKVTRLGIGAWSWGDTSYWNNFEWDDRKMKAAKSAFDVSVDAGITFFDTAEVYGSRASFGAINSETLLGRFVKERKEKDPGVEVAIATKFAALPWRLGRQSVITALKDSLGRLGVSSVELYQLHWPGIWGNEGYLDGLGDAVEQGLVKAVGVSNYSERRLREAHKKLQKRGIPLASNQVNYSLIYRAPEEKGVKSTCDELGITLIAYSPIAQGALTGKYTPENPPTGPRRQIYTPEFLTRLQPLLNRIKEIGEKYSKTNTQVVLNWLIAQDNVVPIPGAKNAEQAAEFAGALGWKLDNEEVAELRSLATEIRPVTGFPVENL; this comes from the exons ATGGCTATGCATGTGAGCAGTGCatgcttttctgtttttagTCACAGGAGAGTTCATAAGATTAGAGCTGTTGCTTCTGAAAATGTGACCACAGAGGATGATAAGGTGAAACTGGGGGGTTCTGATTTGAAGGTGACAAGGCTTGGGATTGGAGCTTGGTCATGGGGGGACACCAGTTATTGGAACAACTTCGAATGGGATG ATAGGAAGATGAAGGCTGCTAAGTCTGCTTTTGATGTCAGTGTTGATGCTGGTATAACGTTCTTTGATACTGCTGAAGTTTATGGCTCCAGG GCTTCTTTTGGTGCTATAAATTCTGAAACTCTTCTAGGAAG ATTTGtcaaggaaaggaaagaaaaggatCCAGGAGTGGAGGTTGCTATTGCAACCAAATTCGCAGCTCTGCCATGGAGGCTGGGTCGTCAGAGTGTCATTACTGCCCTTAAGGATTCCCTCGGTCGCCTTGGAGTTTCTTCAGTAGAACTGTATCAACTCCATTG GCCTGGAATATGGGGAAATGAAG GGTATCTTGATGGTCTTGGAGATGCTGTTGAACAAGGCCTTGTGAAGGCTGTTGGTGTTTCAAACTATAGCG AAAGGCGATTGCGTGAGGCACACAAGAAACTTCAAAAGAGAGGTATCCCACTAGCATCAAACCAAGTGAATTACAGCCTCATATACAGGGCACCAGAGGAGAAGGGAGTAAAGTCTACCTGTGATGAACTTGGGATCACTTTGATTGCCTATTCGCCTATTGCTCAAG GTGCTCTTACAGGAAAGTATACACCTGAAAATCCTCCCACCGGCCCTCGAAGACAGATTTATACTCCTGAATTTCTTACAAGG CTCCAGCCTCTGCTGAACCGGATCAAGGAAATAGGAGAAAAGTACAGTAAAACAAACACACAG GTTGTCCTAAACTGGTTGATAGCCCAGGATAATGTTGTGCCAATCCCAGGAGCCAAAAATGCAGAACAGGCTGCAGAATTTGCCGGTGCACTTGGATGGAAGCTCGACAATGAAGAAGTCGCTGAATTGCGCTCTTTGGCTACAGAGATAAGACCTGTTACTGGTTTCCCTGTTGAAAACTTATAG
- the LOC117622912 gene encoding transcription factor PIF4-like isoform X1: protein MNSCIPDWNFEADLPLTNQKKPMGPDHELVELLWRNGQVVLHSQTHRKPSPNRPNEARQVQKQDQQTIRVGGLYGNSSNLTQDEDTGSLIHYPLEDSFDKEFCSHFFSELPSCDPIEIDKPTKQFEEEKFAKFGASDTPHLVSTAPQPNVKSPAGMGYPANPMPPPRYQYNNSTEQNQNLGGLGKIVNFSTFATPGKGDRGSSRGKIGGKESGNLTQGEVKECSVMTVGSSYVGSNQVLNDFDVSRASSNCDGTTGLSVGPFYDNVQKMMPQSERGKTDTLDPTLTSSSGGSGSSFGRGGKRSNVVNSNKRKGRDAEDSECQSEAAELESAAGNKSAQRSGSSRRSRAAEVHNLSERRRRDRINEKMRALQELIPHSNKTDKASMLDEAIEYLKSLQMQLQVMWMGSGMAPMMFPGMQHYMSRMGMGMGVGMGPPALPSMHNPMHLPRVPLVDQCMNVAPATNQAIMCQAPVLNPVDYHNQMQNPAFQEQYARLLGFHHMQTMSQPVNMFRFGSQPMQQNQMTAPTGINSGPLAGGGTANDTLRGKMSFF from the exons ATGAATTCTTGCATTCCTGATTGGAATTTTGAGGCTGATCTCCCTTTGACCAACCAAAAGAAACCCATGGG GCCAGACCATGAACTAGTAGAGCTCTTGTGGAGAAATGGACAGGTAGTTTTGCACAGCCAAACGCATCGAAAACCGAGTCCTAATCGTCCTAATGAGGCCAGACAAGTTCAAAAACAAGATCAGCAGACCATAAGGGTTGGTGGATTATATGGGAACTCAAGTAATTTGACTCAAGATGAAGACACAGGTTCCTTGATCCACTACCCTCTTGAAGATTCCTTTGACAAAGAGTTCTGTTCccattttttttctgaattgCCTTCCTGTGATCCAATTGAGATTGACAAGCCAACCAAacaatttgaagaagaaaagtttgCTAAGTTTGGTGCTTCTGATACCCCCCATCTTGTTTCCACTGCCCCCCAACCTAATGTTAAGTCCCCTGCTGGTATGGGATATCCTGCAAACCCAATGCCTCCTCCAAGATATCAATACAATAACTCAACTGAGCAAAACCAAAATCTAGGAGGCTTGGGGAAAATAGTTAATTTTTCAACATTTGCTACCCCAGGAAAGGGTGATAGAGGATCTTCCAGAGGAAAAATAGGAGGGAAAGAGTCTGGCAATTTAACTCAGGGGGAGGTTAAAGAGTGTTCGGTAATGACCGTTGGTTCGAGTTACGTTGGTAGCAACCAAGTTCTAAATGACTTTGATGTGAGCAGGGCTTCAAGCAATTGTGATGGGACGACTGGTTTATCTGTTGGACCCTTCTATGACAATGTTCAAAAGATGATGCCTCAGAGTGAGAGAGGGAAAACAGATACACTAGACCCAACTCTTACTTCATCTTCTGGTGGTTCTGGTAGTAGTTTTGGCAGAGGAGGAAAGCGGTCTAATGTTGTCAATAGCAACAAAAGAAAGGGTAGAGATGCTGAGGACTCAGAGTGCCAAAGTGAG GCTGCTGAACTTGAGTCAGCTGCAGgaaacaagtcagcacaacGGTCTGGATCATCCAGGAGGAGCCGTGCTGCTGAAGTCCATAATCTCTCAGAAAGG AGACGGAGAGATCGGATCAATGAGAAAATGAGAGCATTGCAAGAGCTCATACCTCATTCTAACAAG ACAGATAAAGCATCAATGTTAGATGAGGCAATTGAATACTTGAAGTCTCTTCAGATGCAACTTCAG GTAATGTGGATGGGAAGCGGGATGGCACCAATGATGTTTCCAGGCATGCAGCACTATATGTCCCGAATGGGAATGGGAATGGGAGTGGGAATGGGACCACCAGCCTTGCCTTCAATGCACAATCCGATGCATTTACCTAGAGTCCCTCTAGTTGATCAGTGCATGAATGTGGCTCCAGCAACAAACCAGGCTATAATGTGCCAAGCACCGGTGTTGAATCCAGTTGATTATCATAACCAGATGCAAAATCCCGCTTTTCAGGAGCAGTATGCGCGTCTTTTGGGCTTCCATCATATGCAGACTATGTCTCAG CCTGTGAATATGTTCAGATTTGGCTCCCAGCCTATGCAACAGAATCAGATGACAGCACCAACTGGCATCAACAGTGGACCTTTAGCTGGAGGAGGTACAGCTAATGATACTTTAAGGGGCAAGATGT CCTTTTTCTGA
- the LOC117622912 gene encoding transcription factor PIF4-like isoform X2, translating into MNSCIPDWNFEADLPLTNQKKPMGPDHELVELLWRNGQVVLHSQTHRKPSPNRPNEARQVQKQDQQTIRVGGLYGNSSNLTQDEDTGSLIHYPLEDSFDKEFCSHFFSELPSCDPIEIDKPTKQFEEEKFAKFGASDTPHLVSTAPQPNVKSPAGMGYPANPMPPPRYQYNNSTEQNQNLGGLGKIVNFSTFATPGKGDRGSSRGKIGGKESGNLTQGEVKECSVMTVGSSYVGSNQVLNDFDVSRASSNCDGTTGLSVGPFYDNVQKMMPQSERGKTDTLDPTLTSSSGGSGSSFGRGGKRSNVVNSNKRKGRDAEDSECQSEAAELESAAGNKSAQRSGSSRRSRAAEVHNLSERRRRDRINEKMRALQELIPHSNKTDKASMLDEAIEYLKSLQMQLQVMWMGSGMAPMMFPGMQHYMSRMGMGMGVGMGPPALPSMHNPMHLPRVPLVDQCMNVAPATNQAIMCQAPVLNPVDYHNQMQNPAFQEQYARLLGFHHMQTMSQPVNMFRFGSQPMQQNQMTAPTGINSGPLAGGGTANDTLRGKMC; encoded by the exons ATGAATTCTTGCATTCCTGATTGGAATTTTGAGGCTGATCTCCCTTTGACCAACCAAAAGAAACCCATGGG GCCAGACCATGAACTAGTAGAGCTCTTGTGGAGAAATGGACAGGTAGTTTTGCACAGCCAAACGCATCGAAAACCGAGTCCTAATCGTCCTAATGAGGCCAGACAAGTTCAAAAACAAGATCAGCAGACCATAAGGGTTGGTGGATTATATGGGAACTCAAGTAATTTGACTCAAGATGAAGACACAGGTTCCTTGATCCACTACCCTCTTGAAGATTCCTTTGACAAAGAGTTCTGTTCccattttttttctgaattgCCTTCCTGTGATCCAATTGAGATTGACAAGCCAACCAAacaatttgaagaagaaaagtttgCTAAGTTTGGTGCTTCTGATACCCCCCATCTTGTTTCCACTGCCCCCCAACCTAATGTTAAGTCCCCTGCTGGTATGGGATATCCTGCAAACCCAATGCCTCCTCCAAGATATCAATACAATAACTCAACTGAGCAAAACCAAAATCTAGGAGGCTTGGGGAAAATAGTTAATTTTTCAACATTTGCTACCCCAGGAAAGGGTGATAGAGGATCTTCCAGAGGAAAAATAGGAGGGAAAGAGTCTGGCAATTTAACTCAGGGGGAGGTTAAAGAGTGTTCGGTAATGACCGTTGGTTCGAGTTACGTTGGTAGCAACCAAGTTCTAAATGACTTTGATGTGAGCAGGGCTTCAAGCAATTGTGATGGGACGACTGGTTTATCTGTTGGACCCTTCTATGACAATGTTCAAAAGATGATGCCTCAGAGTGAGAGAGGGAAAACAGATACACTAGACCCAACTCTTACTTCATCTTCTGGTGGTTCTGGTAGTAGTTTTGGCAGAGGAGGAAAGCGGTCTAATGTTGTCAATAGCAACAAAAGAAAGGGTAGAGATGCTGAGGACTCAGAGTGCCAAAGTGAG GCTGCTGAACTTGAGTCAGCTGCAGgaaacaagtcagcacaacGGTCTGGATCATCCAGGAGGAGCCGTGCTGCTGAAGTCCATAATCTCTCAGAAAGG AGACGGAGAGATCGGATCAATGAGAAAATGAGAGCATTGCAAGAGCTCATACCTCATTCTAACAAG ACAGATAAAGCATCAATGTTAGATGAGGCAATTGAATACTTGAAGTCTCTTCAGATGCAACTTCAG GTAATGTGGATGGGAAGCGGGATGGCACCAATGATGTTTCCAGGCATGCAGCACTATATGTCCCGAATGGGAATGGGAATGGGAGTGGGAATGGGACCACCAGCCTTGCCTTCAATGCACAATCCGATGCATTTACCTAGAGTCCCTCTAGTTGATCAGTGCATGAATGTGGCTCCAGCAACAAACCAGGCTATAATGTGCCAAGCACCGGTGTTGAATCCAGTTGATTATCATAACCAGATGCAAAATCCCGCTTTTCAGGAGCAGTATGCGCGTCTTTTGGGCTTCCATCATATGCAGACTATGTCTCAG CCTGTGAATATGTTCAGATTTGGCTCCCAGCCTATGCAACAGAATCAGATGACAGCACCAACTGGCATCAACAGTGGACCTTTAGCTGGAGGAGGTACAGCTAATGATACTTTAAGGGGCAAGATGT GTTAA